Proteins from one Gossypium raimondii isolate GPD5lz chromosome 8, ASM2569854v1, whole genome shotgun sequence genomic window:
- the LOC105793274 gene encoding uncharacterized protein LOC105793274, with protein MPNVEAREAPASPVTESGSYDRAAGDDALSQAMLRILERVAGTNTGAIGHGSISERLWSNGVEIFRVISGVAPNVAKYYLEATERIMDDLNCTSEQMLKGAVSLLQNEAYQWWLTVREAFQGKYDGASYVDARRKEFLSLIQGNKTVAEYEAEFLRLSCYAHGIVATEYERFVRFEDGLRDELQVLIAP; from the exons ATGCCTAATGTTGAGGCTAGAGAGGCACCAGCTTCACCGGTGACTGAGTCGGGATCATACGATCGAGCGGCTGGGGATGATGCACTATCCCAAGCTATGCTCCGTATTCTGGAAAGGGTCGCAGGGACCAATACAGGTGCTATAGGCCATGGGTCAATTTCAGAACGGCTCTGGTCGAATGGAGTAGaaatttttagggttatttCTGGAGTAGCCCCTAATGTGGCAAAATACTACTTGGAAGCCACAGAAAGAATAATGGATGACCTCAACTGTACCTCTGAGCAAATGCTAAAAGGTGCAGTGTCTTTACTGCAAAATGAagcctatcagtggtggcttactGTGAGAGAAG CTTTTCAAGGAAAGTATGATGGCGCAAGTTATGTGGACGCCCGAAGAAAGGAATTCTTGAGTTTGATTCAAGGGAATAAAACCGTGGCTGAATATGAGGCAGAGTTTCTGCGATTGAGTTGTTATGCTCATGGAATAGTGGCGACAGAATATGAACGCTTTGTGCGATTTGAGGATGGCCTCCGGGATGAGTTACAAGTCTTGATAGCTCCGTAG